A single region of the Ziziphus jujuba cultivar Dongzao chromosome 10, ASM3175591v1 genome encodes:
- the LOC132799748 gene encoding protein RECOGNITION OF PERONOSPORA PARASITICA 7-like isoform X1, translating to MILIIVDDVWKRIDLDEDVGISFGGDQKQCKILLTSRFYNAVKNDVRNENTFEVGKLSASESMDLFNKTAEDSDVKPELPDLATQIIEECNGLPLAITVVASALKKQPCHVWENALHELRMSSPNNIEGMHERVYSSVKLSYNHLPSEEAKSLLLLCSLFPEDENIDSADELLKYALGLGLFQGPIPNLKVAKNRMFTLVENLKRSSLLLDGKSQLELLEPKKDPVKLHDVIRDGAIDIASKERRWYNIRNLDELDDYMRRSDHKKFKDAIAISLLSCTNVVEQVPAERLEGPRLQLLLIESSYCQLADPFLEGLKELRVLYLSSVNLDPLPSSFPFLQNLRTLRLYGCRLGNISLIGELKNLEILDLSYSQVVELGSEIGQLTRLRVLDLRECEKLKVIQSDVLGSLRNLEWLNLSYSFGNWEVEGVYGRERRNARLSELKNLPQLSSLLNLSIPDVNVLPKDIFGEKLETYSINLGSCFRPSLTRHPEMEFGTYNRMLSMELERSSQLDELGLENLLRRSDAIELKGLEGMNSVAYELDKEGFPHCKYLRVANNAGILYIVNSVGQTAFLNLEILGLTRLVKLEKICHGRLAPDSFRNLRRLGVFKCDRLKSIFCFSIAKLLEEIEVMDCEMIEEIVDNDEAINDKIEFPRLRSLRLEKLPHLLQYCTDRQPKSTTNTSSIPLFNEKVEFSNLKSLELLSLNIGKAWSGQLKYYQKTLVDQGAFGNLTKIRVSGCDNLKALIPLSLATSLLHLEDLNVGSCKVMEEIVCSTEESEEEIRLENILFPKLEFLSLSSIPKLGTIIRDSKSTSIDNEAEGIGTVAYKQPLFNSKVEFPNMKELDLRSLNSLQTIWDMRLLEKFDNNLTRVTLNGCHNLKSLMPSSLCGSLVHLNWLEIGGCENIREVVSVESAGHEKLGKILFPQLKSLKLCFLPKLKRFCAGDCIEFPSLEELDMQNCGEMETFVSNSLPCHIDNENEEIESVNKEHLFIKDKVKFPNLEVLKIRNKEVISEIWHGDQSSTLPFPKLKKIELVSIISDSFKFSFKFIQGLEHLEHVRIGILFMESLISSDEAHDILMPSRKLDLIALPKLMHLCDESVQTCKTFRVVEVLKVSRCERLKSLMTSSMSFQNLTTLSVSDCDALENLMASAAAAKSLQQLTEITVRNCRRMTQIIGNNHEAECDVETDQNEIAFDNLQILHFDALCSLGKFYSGNNIIRLPNLEELIVNKCPEMRTFSHGTVYTPRLYRITIKHGWFTRDEVEYQKLLEGDVNTTLKKLWEEHRAAATPSQHNITWVQDWLSQRG from the exons ATAATTGTAGATGATGTGTGGAAAAGGATCGACTTGGATGAAGATGTTGGTATATCATTTGGGGGTGATCAGAAACAATGCAAGATTCTCTTGACATCCAGATTTTATAATGCTGTAAAGAATGATGTGAGAAATGAAAATACTTTTGAGGTTGGAAAATTATCTGCAAGTGAATCCatggatttatttaataaaacagCAGAGGATTCAGATGTAAAACCAGAGCTTCCAGATTTGGCAACTCAGATTATTGAAGAATGTAATGGTTTACCGCTTGCGATAACGGTAGTAGCAAGTGCATTGAAGAAGCAACCTTGCCATGTTTGGGAGAATGCCTTGCATGAGTTACGAATGTCAAGTCCAAATAACATCGAAGGAATGCATGAAAGAGTGTACTCCAGTGTCAAGTTAAGTTACAATCATCTGCCAAGTGAAGAAGCAAAGTCATTGTTGTTGCTCTGTAGTTTATTTCCAGAAGATGAAAACATAGACAGTGCTGATGAGTTGTTGAAATATGCTTTAGGTTTGGGCTTGTTTCAAGGCCCTATTCCTAATTTGAAAGTGGCAAAAAATAGGATGTTTACGCTTGTTGAAAATCTTAAACGTTCTAGTCTTCTCTTGGATGGCAAGTCCCAACTAGAATTACTTGAACCAAAAAAGGACCCTGTAAAATTGCATGATGTGATCCGTGATGGTGCTATAGATATTGCATCCAAAGAGAGGCGTTGGTATAATATCAGAAATCTTGATGAGTTGGATGACTACATGAGGAGGAGTGACcacaaaaaattcaaagatgCCATTGCAATTTCACTCCTTAGCTGCACAAATGTCGTTGAGCAGGTTCCAGCTGAAAGATTGGAAGGTCCACGGCTTCAGTTATTATTGATTGAATCTTCTTATTGTCAACTTGCAGATCCATTTTTGGAAGGATTGAAAGAGCTCAGAGTTTTATATCTGAGTTCTGTTAATTTGGATCCACTGCCttcatcttttccttttcttcagaATCTACGAACATTGCGTTTGTATGGATGCAGATTGGGCAACATATCTCTAATTGGAGAGctcaaaaatttagaaattcttGACCTTTCATACTCTCAAGTTGTGGAGTTGGGAAGTGAAATCGGACAACTGACTCGACTGCGGGTGTTGGATTTAAGAGAATGTGAGAAACTTAAAGTTATTCAATCAGATGTCCTGGGGAGTTTGCGAAATCTAGAATGGCTGAATTTAAGTTACAGCTTTGGAAACTGGGAGGTTGAAGGAGTATATGGCCGTGAAAGAAGAAATGCCCGTCTCAGTGAGCTAAAAAATCTACCTCAACTTAGCTCTTTGTTAAATCTAAGCATTCCCGATGTTAATGTTCTACCAAAAGACATCTTTGGGGAAAAACTGGAAACCTATTCCATAAACTTGGGATCGTGTTTTAGACCTTCCCTGACACGTCATCCCGAAATGGAGTTTGGAACTTATAACAGAATGTTGTCGATGGAGCTGGAAAGAAGCAGTCAATTAGATGAGCTTGGGCTTGAAAATTTGTTAAGAAGGTCTGATGCGATAGAACTAAAGGGATTAGAGGGGATGAATAGTGTTGCTTATGAATTAGATAAGGAGGGCTTTCCACATTGTAAGTATCTTCGAGTTGCAAATAACGCTGGAATTCTGTACATCGTAAACTCGGTTGGACAAACTGCCTTTCTGAATTTGGAGATTTTGGGACTTACAAGATTGGTGAAGTTGGAAAAGATCTGCCATGGAAGACTCGCACCGGACTCTTTTCGCAATTTGAGGCGACTTGGTGTATTTAAATGTGACAGATTGAAGAGTATCTTCTGTTTCTCCATAGCCAAATTGCTTGAGGAAATTGAAGTGATGGATTGCGAGATGATAGAGGAGATAGTTGACAACGATGAAGCCATTAATGATAAGATTGAGTTTCCTCGTCTGCGCTCATTAcggttggaaaaattaccgcaCCTTCTACAGTATTGCACTGATCGTCAACCGAAGAGTACAACTAATACCAGCTCCATTCCTCTTTTTAATGAAAAG GTTGAGTTTTCCAACTTAAAGTCCCTCGAATTGTTGAGCCTCAATATCGGAAAAGCATGGAGTGGTCAACTTAAATATTATCAGAAAACATTGGTTGACCAAGGAGCATTTggtaatttaacaaaaattagaGTGTCTGGGTGTGATAATTTGAAGGCTTTAATACCATTATCTTTGGCTACAAGTCTTTTGCATCTTGAAGACCTAAATGTTGGAAGTTGTAAGGTCATGGAAGAGATAGTTTGCAGTACAGAGGAATCAGAGGAAGAAATTAGGCTGGAAAATATTTTGTTCCCTAaacttgaatttctttctctaagcTCGATTCCAAAGCTTGGAACAATCATCAGGGACTCCAAGTCAACAAGCATTGACAATGAAGCTGAAGGAATTGGCACGGTGGCATATAAACAACCTCTTTTCAATTCTAAg GTTGAGTTCCCCAACATGAAGGAATTGGATTTGCGATCACTTAATAGTTTGCAAACAATATGGGACATGCGACTTCTTGAAAAGtttgataataatttaacaaGAGTGACTCTGAATGGCTGTCATAATTTGAAAAGTCTAATGCCTTCATCTTTGTGTGGAAGTCTCGTGCATTTAAACTGGCTGGAGATAGGTGGATGTGAAAACATAAGAGAGGTTGTTTCCGTAGAATCAGCAGGACACGAAAAGTTGGGAAAGATTTTGTTCCCTCAACTTAAATCTCTTAAGCTATGTTTCCTTCCAAAACTTAAGAGGTTTTGTGCTGGAGATTGTATTGAATTTCCATCATTAGAAGAACTAGATATGCAAAATTGTGGAGAAATGGAGACTTTCGTTAGCAACTCTCTTCCATGTCACATTGAcaatgaaaatgaagaaatagaaTCAGTCAATAAAGAACATCTCTTCATCAAAGATAAG GTTAAATTCCCAAACTTAGAAGTACTGAAGATTCGCAATAAGGAAGTCATTAGTGAGATATGGCATGGTGATCAGTCTTCAACATTGCCTTTTCCGAAGCTAAAGAAGATAGAGTTGGTTTCCATAATCTCTGACTCATTTAAGTTTTCATTCAAATTCATTCAAGGACTTGAACATCTTGAGCATGTTCGTATTGGCATTCTATTCATGGAATCACTAATTAGTTCTGATGAAGCACATGACATACTCATGCCTTCAAGAAAATTGGATTTGATTGCACTTCCAAAGTTGATGCATCTGTGTGACGAAAGTGTCCAAACATGCAAAACCTTTCGGGTTGTGGAAGTTCTGAAAGTGTCAAGGTGTGAGAGATTAAAGAGCCTAATGACTTCTTCAATGAGTTTCCAAAATTTGACAACTTTGAGTGTATCAGACTGCGATGcattggaaaatttaatggCTTCGGCAGCAGCGGCTAAAAGTCTGCAACAACTTACAGAAATAACAGTACGCAATTGCAGAAGAATGACACAAATAATTGGGAATAATCATGAAGCAGAATGTGATGTTGAAACAGACCAAAACGAGATTGCGTTTGACAACCTGCAGATTTTACATTTTGATGCCTTGTGCAGCCTCGGAAAGTTCTACTCTGGAAATAACATAATAAGACTTCCGAATTTGGAAGAATTAATTGTGAATAAATGCCCTGAGATGAGGACTTTTTCTCATGGTACTGTATACACCCCAAGGCTGTATAGAATAACGATTAAACATGGTTGGTTTACGCGTGATGAAGTGGAATACCAGAAGCTTTTGGAGGGTGATGTTAATACAACTCTAAAAAAGCTTTGGGAGGAACATCGAGCTGCTGCTACCCCATCACAACACAACATTACATG GGTACAAGATTGGCTGTCACAGAGAGGCTGA
- the LOC132799748 gene encoding protein RECOGNITION OF PERONOSPORA PARASITICA 7-like isoform X3, giving the protein MILIIVDDVWKRIDLDEDVGISFGGDQKQCKILLTSRFYNAVKNDVRNENTFEVGKLSASESMDLFNKTAEDSDVKPELPDLATQIIEECNGLPLAITVVASALKKQPCHVWENALHELRMSSPNNIEGMHERVYSSVKLSYNHLPSEEAKSLLLLCSLFPEDENIDSADELLKYALGLGLFQGPIPNLKVAKNRMFTLVENLKRSSLLLDGKSQLELLEPKKDPVKLHDVIRDGAIDIASKERRWYNIRNLDELDDYMRRSDHKKFKDAIAISLLSCTNVVEQVPAERLEGPRLQLLLIESSYCQLADPFLEGLKELRVLYLSSVNLDPLPSSFPFLQNLRTLRLYGCRLGNISLIGELKNLEILDLSYSQVVELGSEIGQLTRLRVLDLRECEKLKVIQSDVLGSLRNLEWLNLSYSFGNWEVEGVYGRERRNARLSELKNLPQLSSLLNLSIPDVNVLPKDIFGEKLETYSINLGSCFRPSLTRHPEMEFGTYNRMLSMELERSSQLDELGLENLLRRSDAIELKGLEGMNSVAYELDKEGFPHCKYLRVANNAGILYIVNSVGQTAFLNLEILGLTRLVKLEKICHGRLAPDSFRNLRRLGVFKCDRLKSIFCFSIAKLLEEIEVMDCEMIEEIVDNDEAINDKIEFPRLRSLRLEKLPHLLQYCTDRQPKSTTNTSSIPLFNEKVEFSNLKSLELLSLNIGKAWSGQLKYYQKTLVDQGAFGNLTKIRVSGCDNLKALIPLSLATSLLHLEDLNVGSCKVMEEIVCSTEESEEEIRLENILFPKLEFLSLSSIPKLGTIIRDSKSTSIDNEAEGIGTVAYKQPLFNSKVEFPNMKELDLRSLNSLQTIWDMRLLEKFDNNLTRVTLNGCHNLKSLMPSSLCGSLVHLNWLEIGGCENIREVVSVESAGHEKLGKILFPQLKSLKLCFLPKLKRFCAGDCIEFPSLEELDMQNCGEMETFVSNSLPCHIDNENEEIESVNKEHLFIKDKVKFPNLEVLKIRNKEVISEIWHGDQSSTLPFPKLKKIELVSIISDSFKFSFKFIQGLEHLEHVRIGILFMESLISSDEAHDILMPSRKLDLIALPKLMHLCDESVQTCKTFRVVEVLKVSRCERLKSLMTSSMSFQNLTTLSVSDCDALENLMASAAAAKSLQQLTEITVRNCRRMTQIIGNNHEAECDVETDQNEIAFDNLQILHFDALCSLGKFYSGNNIIRLPNLEELIVNKCPEMRTFSHGTVYTPRLYRITIKHGWFTRDEVEYQKLLEGDVNTTLKKLWEEHRAAATPSQHNIT; this is encoded by the exons ATAATTGTAGATGATGTGTGGAAAAGGATCGACTTGGATGAAGATGTTGGTATATCATTTGGGGGTGATCAGAAACAATGCAAGATTCTCTTGACATCCAGATTTTATAATGCTGTAAAGAATGATGTGAGAAATGAAAATACTTTTGAGGTTGGAAAATTATCTGCAAGTGAATCCatggatttatttaataaaacagCAGAGGATTCAGATGTAAAACCAGAGCTTCCAGATTTGGCAACTCAGATTATTGAAGAATGTAATGGTTTACCGCTTGCGATAACGGTAGTAGCAAGTGCATTGAAGAAGCAACCTTGCCATGTTTGGGAGAATGCCTTGCATGAGTTACGAATGTCAAGTCCAAATAACATCGAAGGAATGCATGAAAGAGTGTACTCCAGTGTCAAGTTAAGTTACAATCATCTGCCAAGTGAAGAAGCAAAGTCATTGTTGTTGCTCTGTAGTTTATTTCCAGAAGATGAAAACATAGACAGTGCTGATGAGTTGTTGAAATATGCTTTAGGTTTGGGCTTGTTTCAAGGCCCTATTCCTAATTTGAAAGTGGCAAAAAATAGGATGTTTACGCTTGTTGAAAATCTTAAACGTTCTAGTCTTCTCTTGGATGGCAAGTCCCAACTAGAATTACTTGAACCAAAAAAGGACCCTGTAAAATTGCATGATGTGATCCGTGATGGTGCTATAGATATTGCATCCAAAGAGAGGCGTTGGTATAATATCAGAAATCTTGATGAGTTGGATGACTACATGAGGAGGAGTGACcacaaaaaattcaaagatgCCATTGCAATTTCACTCCTTAGCTGCACAAATGTCGTTGAGCAGGTTCCAGCTGAAAGATTGGAAGGTCCACGGCTTCAGTTATTATTGATTGAATCTTCTTATTGTCAACTTGCAGATCCATTTTTGGAAGGATTGAAAGAGCTCAGAGTTTTATATCTGAGTTCTGTTAATTTGGATCCACTGCCttcatcttttccttttcttcagaATCTACGAACATTGCGTTTGTATGGATGCAGATTGGGCAACATATCTCTAATTGGAGAGctcaaaaatttagaaattcttGACCTTTCATACTCTCAAGTTGTGGAGTTGGGAAGTGAAATCGGACAACTGACTCGACTGCGGGTGTTGGATTTAAGAGAATGTGAGAAACTTAAAGTTATTCAATCAGATGTCCTGGGGAGTTTGCGAAATCTAGAATGGCTGAATTTAAGTTACAGCTTTGGAAACTGGGAGGTTGAAGGAGTATATGGCCGTGAAAGAAGAAATGCCCGTCTCAGTGAGCTAAAAAATCTACCTCAACTTAGCTCTTTGTTAAATCTAAGCATTCCCGATGTTAATGTTCTACCAAAAGACATCTTTGGGGAAAAACTGGAAACCTATTCCATAAACTTGGGATCGTGTTTTAGACCTTCCCTGACACGTCATCCCGAAATGGAGTTTGGAACTTATAACAGAATGTTGTCGATGGAGCTGGAAAGAAGCAGTCAATTAGATGAGCTTGGGCTTGAAAATTTGTTAAGAAGGTCTGATGCGATAGAACTAAAGGGATTAGAGGGGATGAATAGTGTTGCTTATGAATTAGATAAGGAGGGCTTTCCACATTGTAAGTATCTTCGAGTTGCAAATAACGCTGGAATTCTGTACATCGTAAACTCGGTTGGACAAACTGCCTTTCTGAATTTGGAGATTTTGGGACTTACAAGATTGGTGAAGTTGGAAAAGATCTGCCATGGAAGACTCGCACCGGACTCTTTTCGCAATTTGAGGCGACTTGGTGTATTTAAATGTGACAGATTGAAGAGTATCTTCTGTTTCTCCATAGCCAAATTGCTTGAGGAAATTGAAGTGATGGATTGCGAGATGATAGAGGAGATAGTTGACAACGATGAAGCCATTAATGATAAGATTGAGTTTCCTCGTCTGCGCTCATTAcggttggaaaaattaccgcaCCTTCTACAGTATTGCACTGATCGTCAACCGAAGAGTACAACTAATACCAGCTCCATTCCTCTTTTTAATGAAAAG GTTGAGTTTTCCAACTTAAAGTCCCTCGAATTGTTGAGCCTCAATATCGGAAAAGCATGGAGTGGTCAACTTAAATATTATCAGAAAACATTGGTTGACCAAGGAGCATTTggtaatttaacaaaaattagaGTGTCTGGGTGTGATAATTTGAAGGCTTTAATACCATTATCTTTGGCTACAAGTCTTTTGCATCTTGAAGACCTAAATGTTGGAAGTTGTAAGGTCATGGAAGAGATAGTTTGCAGTACAGAGGAATCAGAGGAAGAAATTAGGCTGGAAAATATTTTGTTCCCTAaacttgaatttctttctctaagcTCGATTCCAAAGCTTGGAACAATCATCAGGGACTCCAAGTCAACAAGCATTGACAATGAAGCTGAAGGAATTGGCACGGTGGCATATAAACAACCTCTTTTCAATTCTAAg GTTGAGTTCCCCAACATGAAGGAATTGGATTTGCGATCACTTAATAGTTTGCAAACAATATGGGACATGCGACTTCTTGAAAAGtttgataataatttaacaaGAGTGACTCTGAATGGCTGTCATAATTTGAAAAGTCTAATGCCTTCATCTTTGTGTGGAAGTCTCGTGCATTTAAACTGGCTGGAGATAGGTGGATGTGAAAACATAAGAGAGGTTGTTTCCGTAGAATCAGCAGGACACGAAAAGTTGGGAAAGATTTTGTTCCCTCAACTTAAATCTCTTAAGCTATGTTTCCTTCCAAAACTTAAGAGGTTTTGTGCTGGAGATTGTATTGAATTTCCATCATTAGAAGAACTAGATATGCAAAATTGTGGAGAAATGGAGACTTTCGTTAGCAACTCTCTTCCATGTCACATTGAcaatgaaaatgaagaaatagaaTCAGTCAATAAAGAACATCTCTTCATCAAAGATAAG GTTAAATTCCCAAACTTAGAAGTACTGAAGATTCGCAATAAGGAAGTCATTAGTGAGATATGGCATGGTGATCAGTCTTCAACATTGCCTTTTCCGAAGCTAAAGAAGATAGAGTTGGTTTCCATAATCTCTGACTCATTTAAGTTTTCATTCAAATTCATTCAAGGACTTGAACATCTTGAGCATGTTCGTATTGGCATTCTATTCATGGAATCACTAATTAGTTCTGATGAAGCACATGACATACTCATGCCTTCAAGAAAATTGGATTTGATTGCACTTCCAAAGTTGATGCATCTGTGTGACGAAAGTGTCCAAACATGCAAAACCTTTCGGGTTGTGGAAGTTCTGAAAGTGTCAAGGTGTGAGAGATTAAAGAGCCTAATGACTTCTTCAATGAGTTTCCAAAATTTGACAACTTTGAGTGTATCAGACTGCGATGcattggaaaatttaatggCTTCGGCAGCAGCGGCTAAAAGTCTGCAACAACTTACAGAAATAACAGTACGCAATTGCAGAAGAATGACACAAATAATTGGGAATAATCATGAAGCAGAATGTGATGTTGAAACAGACCAAAACGAGATTGCGTTTGACAACCTGCAGATTTTACATTTTGATGCCTTGTGCAGCCTCGGAAAGTTCTACTCTGGAAATAACATAATAAGACTTCCGAATTTGGAAGAATTAATTGTGAATAAATGCCCTGAGATGAGGACTTTTTCTCATGGTACTGTATACACCCCAAGGCTGTATAGAATAACGATTAAACATGGTTGGTTTACGCGTGATGAAGTGGAATACCAGAAGCTTTTGGAGGGTGATGTTAATACAACTCTAAAAAAGCTTTGGGAGGAACATCGAGCTGCTGCTACCCCATCACAACACAACATTACATG A